Proteins from a genomic interval of Papaver somniferum cultivar HN1 chromosome 4, ASM357369v1, whole genome shotgun sequence:
- the LOC113273462 gene encoding heavy metal-associated isoprenylated plant protein 39-like: MTQKIIVSLDLHDDRCKQKAMKSVSGLSGVDSVSIDMKDKKLTVIGDVDVILIVSKLRRHCHTTIVSVGPAKEPEKKKEEPKKEATNQIVDLAYAYRAYNPHMNTYYYQSVEENPNACVIC; this comes from the coding sequence ATGACGCAGAAGATTATAGTTTCCCTGGATCTACACGACGACAGATGCAAACAGAAGGCTATGAAATCAGTTTCTGGACTTTCAGGAGTTGATTCGGTATCGATAGATATGAAAGACAAGAAATTAACAGTAATTGGAGATGTTGATGTAATCCTAATTGTGAGCAAACTAAGAAGACACTGTCATACGACGATAGTTTCAGTTGGGCCAGCTAAAGAAccagaaaagaagaaggaagaaccgAAGAAAGAGGCTACTAATCAAATAGTTGATCTTGCTTATGCTTACAGAGCCTATAATCCTCATATGAACACATATTATTACCAGAGTGTAGAAGAAAATCCTAATGCTTGTGTTATTTGTTAA
- the LOC113273461 gene encoding heavy metal-associated isoprenylated plant protein 39-like, whose product MQKIIVSLDLHDDRCKQKAMKSVSGLSGVDSVSVDMKDKKLTVIGDVDAILIVSKLRRHCHTTIVSVGPAKEPEKKKEEATNQIVDLAYAYRAYNPHLNTHYYQNIEENPNACVIC is encoded by the coding sequence ATGCAGAAAATTATAGTTTCCCTGGATTTACACGACGACAGATGCAAACAGAAGGCTATGAAATCAGTTTCTGGACTTTCAGGGGTTGATTCAGTATCAGTAGATATGAAAGACAAGAAGTTAACAGTAATTGGAGATGTTGATGCAATCCTCATTGTGAGCAAACTAAGAAGACATTGTCATACAACTATAGTTTCAGTTGGTCCAGCAAAAGAaccagaaaagaagaaagaagaagctaCTAATCAAATAGTTGATCTTGCTTATGCTTACAGAGCCTATAATCCTCATCTGAACACACATTATTaccagaatattgaagaaaatCCTAATGCTTGTGTTATttgttaa